From Actinoplanes oblitus, a single genomic window includes:
- the selD gene encoding selenide, water dikinase SelD, giving the protein MTRLTQYAHGGGCACKIPPGELERIVSGLAGAPRDANAELLVGLDGGDDAAVVRIADGTAVVATADFFTPVVDDAYDWGRIAAANALSDVYAMGGTPVVAVNLLGWPRDVLPMELAAEVLRGGLDVARTAGCHVAGGHSVDDPEPKYGMAVTGVADPARLMRNDAGRPGLPLTLTKPLGIGVLNSRHKRTGEVFPQAVAAMTELNRDASAAALAAGAVCATDVTGFGLLGHLHKLARASGVTARVEAAAVPYLDGARQALADGHVSGGTRRNLDWVRPHADLGGLAEDELLLLADAQTAGGLLIAGEVPGYPVIGELLPAQEGVTLTIR; this is encoded by the coding sequence ATGACGCGTCTGACCCAATACGCCCACGGCGGCGGCTGCGCCTGCAAGATCCCCCCGGGCGAGCTGGAGCGGATCGTCTCCGGCTTGGCCGGTGCACCGCGGGACGCCAACGCCGAGCTGCTGGTCGGCCTGGACGGCGGGGACGACGCGGCTGTCGTCCGGATCGCCGATGGCACCGCCGTCGTGGCGACAGCGGACTTCTTCACCCCGGTCGTCGACGACGCCTACGACTGGGGCCGGATCGCCGCCGCCAACGCCCTCTCCGACGTCTACGCGATGGGCGGCACCCCGGTCGTCGCGGTCAACCTGCTCGGCTGGCCGCGCGACGTGCTTCCCATGGAGCTGGCCGCCGAGGTGCTGCGCGGCGGCCTCGACGTGGCCCGGACGGCGGGTTGTCACGTGGCCGGCGGGCACAGCGTCGACGACCCGGAGCCCAAGTACGGGATGGCGGTCACCGGCGTCGCCGACCCCGCCCGGCTGATGCGCAACGACGCCGGCCGCCCCGGCCTGCCGCTCACCCTGACCAAGCCGCTCGGCATCGGCGTGCTCAACTCCCGGCACAAGCGGACCGGCGAGGTGTTCCCGCAGGCCGTCGCGGCGATGACCGAGCTGAACCGGGACGCCTCGGCCGCCGCGCTGGCCGCCGGCGCGGTCTGCGCCACCGACGTGACCGGTTTCGGTCTGCTCGGCCACCTGCACAAACTGGCCCGGGCCAGCGGTGTCACCGCGCGCGTCGAGGCGGCCGCCGTGCCCTATCTGGACGGTGCCCGGCAGGCGCTCGCCGACGGCCACGTCAGTGGTGGCACCCGGCGCAACCTGGACTGGGTCCGCCCGCACGCCGACCTGGGCGGCCTCGCCGAGGACGAGTTGCTGCTGCTCGCCGACGCGCAGACCGCCGGCGGGCTGCTGATCGCCGG
- the selA gene encoding L-seryl-tRNA(Sec) selenium transferase, which yields MDRRRGIPRTDALLADPRLRAAVERLGREPVKAAVRAAQQRARAGELAPTDVADAAVTALPATAGGLRPVLNATGVVLHTNLGRAALSAAALDAIVAAGGHTDVEFDLDTGKRARRGRTALAALAAAVPAAEAVHVVNNGAAALVLAATALAAGREIVVSRGEMVEIGDGFRLPDLLESTGARLREVGTTNRTSPADYAAAVGPATGFVLKVHPSNFVVRGFTSAAPVASLTGLGVPVVVDIGSGLLASDPLLPGEPDAAGTLRSGADLVIASGDKLLGGPQAGLLLGSSALVERLRRHPLARALRVDKLTLAALQATVAGPLPPTRQALRYDADELRDRTTRLCARLNHPDASVVPSVAVVGGGGAPELQLPSWSLSLPSGYAEPLRHTDPPVVGRVEHGRLLLDLRCVPAAADDTLAAAIRRCAASAPRAGA from the coding sequence GTGGACCGGCGGCGCGGGATTCCGCGGACCGACGCTTTGCTGGCCGACCCGCGCCTGCGCGCGGCCGTGGAGCGGCTCGGCCGGGAGCCGGTCAAGGCCGCGGTCCGGGCCGCCCAGCAGCGGGCCCGGGCCGGCGAGCTGGCACCCACCGACGTCGCGGACGCCGCCGTCACCGCCCTCCCGGCGACCGCCGGCGGCCTGCGGCCGGTGCTCAACGCCACCGGCGTCGTCCTGCACACCAACCTCGGCCGGGCCGCGCTGTCCGCCGCGGCGCTCGACGCGATAGTGGCGGCCGGCGGGCACACCGACGTCGAGTTCGACCTGGACACCGGCAAGCGGGCCCGGCGCGGCCGTACCGCCCTCGCCGCCCTGGCCGCCGCGGTACCGGCCGCCGAGGCGGTGCACGTGGTGAACAACGGCGCCGCCGCCCTGGTGCTGGCCGCCACCGCGCTGGCCGCCGGGCGCGAGATCGTCGTCAGCCGCGGCGAGATGGTGGAGATCGGCGACGGCTTCCGCCTGCCCGACCTGCTGGAATCGACCGGCGCGCGGCTGCGCGAGGTGGGCACCACCAACCGCACGTCGCCCGCCGACTACGCGGCCGCCGTCGGCCCGGCGACTGGCTTCGTCCTCAAGGTGCACCCGTCGAACTTCGTGGTGCGCGGCTTCACCAGCGCGGCCCCGGTCGCCTCGCTGACCGGCCTGGGCGTACCGGTCGTGGTCGACATCGGATCCGGACTGCTCGCCTCTGACCCGCTGCTGCCCGGCGAACCGGATGCCGCCGGCACGCTGCGCTCCGGCGCCGACCTGGTGATCGCCAGCGGCGACAAACTGCTCGGCGGCCCGCAGGCCGGACTGCTGCTGGGATCGTCGGCGCTGGTCGAGCGCCTGCGCCGGCATCCGCTGGCCAGGGCGCTGCGGGTGGACAAGCTGACCCTCGCGGCACTGCAGGCCACAGTGGCCGGTCCGCTCCCGCCGACCCGGCAGGCGCTTCGCTACGACGCGGACGAGCTGCGGGACCGCACCACCCGCCTGTGCGCGCGGCTGAACCATCCCGACGCCTCGGTGGTCCCCTCGGTAGCGGTCGTCGGCGGCGGGGGCGCGCCGGAACTCCAGCTTCCGTCGTGGTCGCTGTCGCTGCCGTCCGGGTACGCCGAGCCGCTCCGCCACACGGATCCCCCGGTCGTCGGCCGGGTGGAACACGGCCGGCTGCTGCTGGACCTGCGCTGCGTACCGGCGGCGGCGGACGACACCCTCGCCGCCGCGATCCGCCGATGCGCCGCGAGCGCGCCACGTGCGGGTGCGTGA